A section of the Agrococcus sp. SGAir0287 genome encodes:
- a CDS encoding sn-glycerol-1-phosphate dehydrogenase produces MATPLEHAVARATDTRAIAIGEGALDRVGPIVSDLLPGRAAIVVADGTTWAAAGEATTASLRASGVALAEPLVLPAAPPPYASWDTVEHVREGLRAVDAVAVVVGAGTLGDVVKLASHELGRPYACVATAPSMDGYAAFGASIVRDGYKQTIACPAPIAVVADLDVLAAAPARMLASGVGDLVEKLPGGADWILADAVGVEPIDADVWALVQDPLRGALADPHGMRAGDPAAIAGLVEGLVASGLAMQAYASSRPASGAGHQCSHLWEMEGLGMHDDPPLPHGLKVGLGTVMLTALYEEALRHDLARLDVDAALGAFPSWPEVEARILAEGFSPALLTAALEQSRAKHPAPDVLRHRLETLRDGWPDVAELLRAQLLPASDVERLLDAVGAVTHPAQIGLDPQRFRATYVRAMRIRSRWTLLDALHEAGLLERCVDALFAPDGFWGRRPHPSR; encoded by the coding sequence ATGGCCACGCCCCTCGAGCACGCGGTGGCGCGTGCGACCGACACGCGCGCGATCGCGATCGGCGAGGGCGCGCTCGACCGCGTCGGTCCGATCGTGTCCGACCTGCTGCCGGGGCGTGCGGCGATCGTCGTCGCCGACGGCACGACGTGGGCGGCGGCCGGGGAGGCGACGACCGCGTCGCTGCGCGCGTCGGGCGTGGCGCTCGCCGAGCCGCTCGTCCTGCCCGCGGCGCCTCCCCCGTACGCGTCGTGGGACACGGTCGAGCACGTGCGCGAGGGCCTGCGCGCCGTCGACGCCGTCGCCGTCGTCGTCGGCGCGGGCACGCTCGGCGACGTCGTGAAGCTCGCGTCGCACGAGCTGGGCCGCCCCTACGCGTGCGTGGCCACCGCCCCATCGATGGACGGCTACGCAGCCTTCGGCGCCTCGATCGTGCGCGACGGCTACAAGCAGACCATCGCCTGCCCCGCGCCGATCGCCGTCGTCGCCGACCTCGACGTGCTCGCAGCCGCGCCGGCGCGGATGCTCGCGTCGGGCGTGGGCGACCTCGTGGAGAAGCTGCCCGGCGGGGCCGACTGGATCCTCGCCGACGCCGTCGGCGTCGAGCCGATCGACGCCGACGTGTGGGCGCTCGTGCAGGACCCCCTGCGCGGCGCGCTCGCCGATCCCCACGGCATGCGCGCCGGGGATCCAGCGGCGATCGCGGGCCTCGTCGAGGGCCTCGTGGCGTCGGGCCTCGCGATGCAGGCGTACGCCTCGTCGCGGCCGGCGTCGGGCGCGGGGCACCAGTGCTCGCACCTGTGGGAGATGGAGGGGCTCGGCATGCACGACGACCCGCCGCTCCCCCACGGCCTCAAGGTCGGGCTCGGCACCGTGATGCTCACGGCGCTCTACGAGGAGGCGCTGCGGCACGACCTCGCACGCCTCGACGTCGACGCGGCCCTCGGCGCGTTCCCCTCGTGGCCCGAGGTGGAGGCGCGCATCCTGGCCGAGGGCTTCTCGCCGGCCCTGCTGACGGCGGCGCTCGAGCAGTCGCGTGCGAAGCATCCGGCGCCCGACGTGCTGCGGCATCGACTGGAGACCCTGCGCGATGGCTGGCCCGACGTCGCCGAGCTCCTGCGGGCGCAGCTGCTGCCCGCGAGCGACGTCGAGCGACTGCTCGACGCCGTCGGCGCCGTCACGCATCCCGCGCAGATCGGGCTCGACCCCCAGCGGTTCCGCGCGACGTACGTGCGGGCGATGCGCATCCGCAGCCGGTGGACGCTGCTCGACGCGCTCCACGAGGCGGGCCTGCTCGAGCGCTGCGTCGACGCGCTCTTCGCACCGGACGGATTCTGGGGCCGTCGCCCGCATCCCTCGCGCTGA
- a CDS encoding lipid II:glycine glycyltransferase FemX — MTVIEPAEARTQDAEAWDAEVLAAQERAHYMQSSAWARTREGTPWRALRDRIPVDGGEYPVQLFARKAPLAGTIYHAARIAGVTPSHVAALTERARSYPKGVFAVKAEVFQPYDQALVDAFEAAGWVRSVSSQYEHAVMVDLSGSLDEVAARFKKRARNSYRSAAKQGVTIDEVPMTPASTSRMHTLIDEVRTRTGGYFRPHSYFQRIWDVYQDEGQGRFFFAMHEGESVASAFVIRFGDTAWYKDAGSLRENPKLFAPYAMQWAIMQRLHEEGVTGYELANIPDPDEWESSDIRGLYVFKTAWAPEPVRYMPSFELPLNGRHALWQRAGRYLRALYTRRTKDAWY; from the coding sequence ATGACCGTCATCGAGCCCGCCGAGGCACGCACGCAGGACGCCGAGGCGTGGGACGCCGAGGTGCTCGCAGCCCAGGAGCGCGCGCACTACATGCAGTCGTCGGCGTGGGCGCGCACCCGCGAGGGGACGCCGTGGCGCGCGCTGCGCGACCGCATCCCGGTCGACGGCGGCGAGTACCCGGTGCAGCTGTTCGCCAGGAAGGCGCCGCTCGCCGGCACGATCTACCACGCGGCACGCATCGCCGGCGTGACGCCGAGCCACGTCGCGGCCCTCACCGAGCGCGCCCGGTCGTACCCGAAGGGTGTCTTCGCCGTGAAGGCCGAGGTCTTCCAGCCGTACGACCAGGCGCTCGTCGACGCGTTCGAGGCGGCCGGCTGGGTGCGCTCCGTCTCCAGCCAGTACGAGCACGCCGTCATGGTCGACCTCTCCGGCTCGCTCGACGAGGTGGCCGCGCGCTTCAAGAAGCGCGCACGCAACTCCTATCGCTCCGCCGCGAAGCAGGGCGTGACGATCGACGAGGTGCCGATGACGCCGGCGTCGACCTCGCGCATGCACACCCTCATCGACGAGGTTCGCACCCGCACGGGCGGCTACTTCCGCCCGCACTCGTACTTCCAGCGCATCTGGGACGTCTACCAGGACGAGGGGCAGGGGCGCTTCTTCTTCGCGATGCACGAGGGGGAGTCGGTGGCGAGCGCCTTCGTCATCCGCTTCGGCGACACCGCCTGGTACAAGGACGCGGGCTCGCTGCGCGAGAACCCGAAGCTCTTCGCGCCGTACGCGATGCAGTGGGCGATCATGCAGCGCCTCCACGAGGAGGGCGTCACGGGCTACGAGCTCGCGAACATCCCCGACCCCGACGAGTGGGAGTCGAGCGACATTCGCGGACTCTACGTCTTCAAGACCGCATGGGCGCCCGAGCCCGTGCGGTACATGCCGTCGTTCGAGCTGCCGCTGAACGGCCGCCATGCGCTGTGGCAGCGCGCCGGTCGGTACCTGCGCGCGCTGTACACGCGGCGCACGAAGGACGCCTGGTACTGA